A segment of the Streptomyces sp. XD-27 genome:
GGACCGCGCGCCGGGCGGCGGATCGCGCGCCCGCGACCCTCATCCGCCGCAGGCCCGCGACCGCGCGACGATGCTGGAAATGGCCATGGCGAACGCCGGGATCGGCTCCTTCGACTGGGACTTCGCCTCCGGCCGCCTCATCTGGGACGAACGGCTGTGCCGGCTGTTCGGCATCGCCCCCGAGGAGTTCGACGGCCGCATCGAGACCTTTCACGAGGCCGTCCTGCCGGAGGACCGCCCGCGGGTCGAGGCCGCGGTGCGGGAGAGCCTCGTCACGGGCAGGTACCAGGTCCGCTACCGCGTCGTGCGCCGCGACGACAAGGCGATCCGGTGGATCGACGCCGAGAGCCGCGTCCTGTACGACACCGTGGGCAAGCCGCGCGGCATGATCGGCGTCGCCCAGGACAGCACCGAGGCGCAGAACCGCGAGGACGAACGGCAGGCGCGCAAGGACTTCGTCCTCAACATCACCCGCGCGTTCACCGCGGCCTCCTCCATCGACGACGTCGTCGCCACCGTGGCGGACACCGTCCTGCCCGCGCTCGGCGGCCAGCGCATGGCGATCTACCTCAAGGAGGACGGCGGGCGGATGCGGCTCATCGGCTCCCACGGCTATGACGCCGCACACCAGGAGCGGCTGCGGAACCTCGCCGACATCGGTATCGAGAGCCCGTTCCTGGCCGGCGTGCGCGACGGCGAGCCGATGTTCATCGAAAGCCGCGAGGAGTTCTTCGCACGCATCCGCGACGAGCGGCTGGCCCCGATGCCGGGGCTGCACGCGTGGGCGATCCTCCCGCTGGCGACGGCCGACGGACTGGTCGGAGCCTGCCTGATCATCTACGACCATCCGCGCGCCTTCTCCTTCGACGACCAGCTGGTCGTCGCCGGTGTCGCGGGCATCCTCGCCCAGTCGCTGGCCAGGGCCCGGCTCTTCGACGAACGCCGCGCGCATCTGACCGAGCTTCAGCGCATGATGCTGCCGGGCCGCCTGCCGTCGCCGCCCGGCCTCGACGTCCTGGTGCGCTACCGGCCCGGTTCGGATCGGCTGGACGTCGGCGGCGACTGGTACGACGCCCTGCCCATGCCGGACGATCGGATCACCGTCGTCATCGGCGACGTCCAGGGCCACAACGTGCGCGCGGCGGCGGTGATGGGCCAGTTGCGGATCGCGATGCGGGCCCACGCCGCCGAAGGACACCAGCTGTCGGCGCTGATGGCCCGCGGCAACCGGGCACTGTGCGACATGGACACCGACCTCTTCGCCACCTGCTGCGTCGTGGACATCGACCCGGCCGACGGCCGACTCCGGATCGTCCGCGCCGGGCACCCCCACCCCCTGCTCATCGCCCCGGACGGCGGCGCGGCCCTGCTGGAGAGCCCCGGAGGCATCCCGCTGGGCTGCTTCGACGACGCGGACTACCCCGTCACCGAGGCGGTCCTCCCCGAGGGCGCCACGCTGCTGCTCTACACCGACGGCCTGGTGGAGCGGCCGGGCGGCGACTACGACGACGGGGTCGCCGAACTGTCCGCCCGCCTCGCCGACGCCGCCGCGGCGGCCGGCCCGGTCGGACGGAGCGGCCTCATGGACCTCGAACGGCTCGCCGACCGGGTCGTCACCCCGGCCGTCTCCGCCCCGAACGACGACGACGTCGCCGTCCTGCTGGTCCACCGCCGCCCCCGCACCGCACCGGCGGACTGACACCGGTGGTGTGACACCAGCGGACTGACACCGGCGGCGCGCGCGTGCGTCAGCCGGTCAGCGCGTCGTGCAGGTCCCAGCCCAGCGCCCCGGCACATCCGCTGACGTTCCCCAGGATGGCGACATCGGCGTCCAGCCGGGGGTAGTGGTAGAGGCGGGCGCTCACCCCGTCCTCCTCCCCGGTATGGCCCCAGCGCACCACGGTGCCGTCGTCGTCCAGGAGGAACATCACGCCGTACCCGTACTTCCAGGTGTAGCCGCGCACCTTCTCCGCACGCTCCAGCACCTGGGGGGTGAGCGCCCGCCGGGTCATGTCCGCGCCCAGCAGCCGACCCGAGCGCAGGGCGCGGGCGAAGCCGACGAGATCGTCGGCGGTGCAGGTGGCACCGCCGTCGGCGGCCGCCGCGGGGGTGGCGGAGTAGACGTTGCGGCGCCAGCCGGTACGCCGCCCGTCCGCCGCCTCCTCCGGCGGCAGATGGCCCTCGGCGACGCCCGGCACGACCTCGTCCAGCGCCACGAAGCCGGAGTCCGCCATGGCCGCCCTGGCGAAGACCTGGTCATGGATCACATCGGCGTACGGCCTGCCGGTGAGGGACTCCAGCAGCAGACCGAGGAGGATGTACCCCGCACCGTTGTACCGGTGGCGCTCGCCGGGCGCGAACAGCGGCTCCTTGCCGGCGAACAGCGGCAGGTAGTCGGCGTTGTCGCGCAGCAGATACAGCGGATGGGCGGCGGTCAGCGCGGCCCACTCGGCCGCCCAGTCGCCGCCCTCGTCGAACCAGTCGGCGATGCCCGACGTCATCGTCAGCGCATGACTTACCGTCACCTCCGGCGGCAGCCAGGCCCCGCGCGCCCCGAGCAGCGGCGCCAGCCGGTCCGCCGGCCCGACCCGGCCCTGCTCGACCAGCCGCAGCACGGCGACGGCGGTGAACATCTTCGATACGGAGGCCACCCGGAAGCGCGTTCCGACCGTGTTGGGGATCCGCCAGGCCCGGCTGGCCCAGCCGAACGCGTCGGCGAAGACCGGCTCCCCGGCCCGGGCGACCACCACCGCCCCGGAGAAGCCGTGCTCCTCGGCCGACTTCCGGACGCGACGCGCGATCTCGTCCGCGTCGAGCGGTCCGTTACGGGACATCAGCTGCTCCTCGTGGGCTCCGCGGCCGCGGCCCCTGCCGCGGCGCGCTCTCATGATCCACAGGCGGGGCGGCCACGGCGACCGAATAATCGGGTGGAAACGGCCCCCTGCCCTGTGAGAGGCGCGACATGACCGGCACCATCGCCGTCGGCCTGGACGGCACCGACCCCAGCCTCGCCGCCGCCGACTGGGCCGCCGCCGAGGCGTCCGCCCGGGGCGCGGCGCTGCGACTGGTGCACGCTTGGGCCTGGCATCCGTTGGACACCCCCACCGACGCCGACACCCAAGGCCGCCGCGACTGGGCGCGCGAGGTGCTGCGCACGGCCGAGGACCGGGTACGGCGCGGCCACCCAGAGCTGTCCGTGTCCGCCGAAGCGCGCTCCGACGAACCGGTGCCCGCCCTGCTCGCGGCGGCCGCCGACGCCGATCTGCTGGTCCTGGGATCCCGCGGGCACGGCGCGCTGGCCGGCTTCCTGCTGGGCTCGGTCAGCCTCCAGGTGCTGCGCCAGGCCACCGGCCCGGTCGTGGTGGTGCGCGGCGGGTACGAACCCGGCCCCGGCGGCCCGGGGGAGGTGGTGACCGGAGTGCGGGAGACCGGCGAGGAGGGCGCCCCGGTGCTGGAGTTCGCGTTCACGGCCGCCGCGGCGCGCGGCGCGCCCCTGCGGGCCGTACGCGCCTGGCATCTGCCCGGACCGTTCGAGCTGGGCACCCAAGCCTTGCGCGCCGCCGACGACGCCGGCGGCCCCGAGCCGCTCAACCGGCGCCTGCTGGCCGACGCGCTGCGCCCCTGGCGGGAGCGCCACCCCGACGTGCCGGTCACCGAGCACGTCGAGATCGGCGGCGCGCCCGAGGTGCTGCTGACGGCGAGCGGCCGGGCCGACCTGGTGGTCGTCGGACGCCGCACCTCCGGCCGCAAGGGGATCGGCTCCGTCACCCACGCGGTGCTCCACCACGCGCCGTGCCCGGTGGCCGTGGTGCCGTATCCGTGACATGTCGCTGCCAGCTGACGGCAACCCACTTGTCATCAACGCCGATTGACGCTTAGTTAGGGCGGTGACGGGGGTGGCCGCAGGGGAGAGCGATGCGTCGTGAGTGGGCGGGGGAGTCGGAGCGGGACCAGGCCGTGGAGGCCTATGTCGAGGACCAGCTGATCCGGCCGTACGCCCCCAGGCGACGGTTCTCCGCCGCCCGCCGTCCGGCGGCCGCCACCCGGCTGGACGTCACGCTGCTGCTCGGCGCGCGCGGCAGCGGCAAGACCACCCTGCTGCGGCGGCTGGCCGAGTGGGCCCGGCGCGCCCCCGTCGCACGGCTCGACCTGGCCGCGCTCGGGCAGGAGGGCGGCAAGCCGATCGACGCGCTGGCCGCCGCGGTCTTCGAACTCAACGCCCGCAAGAAGGACTTCCCCCGGCTCACCTTCCCCTCCTTCGGCCTGCTGGCGATCGCCGTGGCCACCGAGGTGGGCGGCGGCCGGGACGCCGCCGTCCGGGACATGGCCGACGCGCTGGGCGGCCCGGACAGCCGCCGCACCGAGGTACTGGGCCGGCTGGCCGACGCCGCGGCCGCCCTCGGCGCCCCGGGCCTGGTCGACGCCGCCCTCCTGCTGCTGCCCGAGTGGCAGCGCGGCTGGGCCCGGCTGCGCACCCGCTGGCGGCTGTCCCGCATCCGGCGCGCCACCCCCGAACTCCCGCCCGACACCTTCCTGCTCGCCCTCAACCAGCGCTACGGGGCCCAGGAGGAAGAGGAGCGCAAACGGGCCGAGGCCGTGCTGTTCGAGGCGTTCCTGGACGACCTGCGCCGGGCCTACGGGAGCCGCCGCGGCGGCCGCCGCCGCACCACCCGCTGCCTGCTGCTGCTCGACAACGTCGACAGCCCGCTGGGCAGCGACTTCCTGGAGCTCCTGCTGGAGGTGCGGCGCGGGACCGACGCCCCCGACCCGCTGCTGGTGCTGGCCGCCGCGGGCAGCTATCCCAAGGCGCTGGAGGACCACGCCTGGGGCGGGTCGCCCCGCCACGGCGCGTACCCGGGGCGCTGGGACGGGGCCGAGGAAAGGTTCCGGCCGGAGCGGCTCGCCCGCGGCCTGCGCGTCGGGCAGCTGCGCGACCTGCACCGCCTCGAAGTGGAGCGGCAGGCCAAGGAGATCCTCCACGAGGCGGGCCGCCGGGTGCCGCCGCCCAAGGCCGACAGCGGCATGAAATGGCTCGGCTGGGCCGTCTACGAGCTGACCCGCGGCCAGCCCGCCGCCACCGCCGCCGTACTGGAGGCGCTGCTCGGCCACCGCGAGCAGGTGGCGTGGGACGAGCGGCTGCGGCGCCTCTTCGAACCCTCCGGAACGCTGGTGGACGACCTGCTGGAGCGGCTGCTGCCGGTCGACGCGGGCCGGGAGCTGGTCCGGGTCCTCACCCGCGCCTCCGCCGCCGCCGACCTGGCGCGCGCCGGGGCCGCCGGAGCCCTGTGGAGCGAGGCGGACGCGGCGGTGCGCAGGGAGTTCGAGGCCTTCGCCGCGGACGCGCTGCGCACCATGCACACCGGCGGCGGTGACCCCGCCCCCGACGGCGGCCACGGCGCCGACCAGGTACTGCACCCGCTGCTGCGCTTCCTGCTGCTGCGCAAGCTGGCCGCCCAGGACCCAGGCGACGGCGGACACGGCACCTCGGACGGCACCTGGACGGTCACGCACACGGCGCTGCGGGCCCACGCGCAGGAGACCGGCGAGCCGCTGCTCGTCGCCTACCACGCCCTCGCCTGCGGTGACCTGGCCACCGCGGCGGGATACCTCAACGAGCGCTTCGGGCGCGGCACCCCCCAGGAGTGGTGCGCCGACCTCGGCCGACTGCGCAGGGCACCGGTGCACACGCCCGGCGGCGCCCTCGAAGGCCCCCGTGGGAACGCTACGAGCAACTCGTCGCCTTCCTCGGCGAAGGCGTCATCGAGAGCCGCCTGCGCACCGTCACCCGGCTGCTGGCCGCCAGCTGGATCAGCCCCGAACCGCCGCCCGCCGCCGCGGACCGCACCGGGGACCCGTACCGCAACCCGCTGGGAGACCTGTACGCGGAGCTGTACGGCGAGATCGCCGCCCGGTTCCGCACCCTGGCGGCGCACACCGACAGCGTCTCGTGGAACCCGGTGCTGCTCGGCAAGGCGGCACAGTACGAAGGGAAGCCGTGGTGACCCGCCCTGCGCTCGTACCGCCCGCCCCGCCGTCGCGGTGGCGCCTGTGGACCGTGCTCGGCCTGGTGCTGGCGGTCGCGGTGGCCGTGGGAACCGTCCGGCTGGTCGACGCCCGGCGGGAGTCGGCGCGCACCTGCTCCGAAGGCGTGGTCAAGCGCGGGCCCGGGGACGAGTGCGTCGGAGTCACCGACGGCCGCTTCGTCTTCAGCGAGGCCCTGCGCGAGGTCAGCGAGAAGATCCGGGCCGAGAACCGGCGGGTGGCCGAGTCCGGCGAGGACTGGGTGGCCGTCGCCTACACCGAGCCCATGACCCGGCGCGGGGACACCGCCGGCAACGACCGCGGACCGGACGTCGTCCGGCAGGCCGTCGAGGGCGCGTACCTGGCCCAGATGGAACTCAACCACCAGGGCGGCCACGGCCGCACCCCGCAGATCAAACTGCTGCTGGCCAACAGCGGGCAGGGCGGCGAGCAGTGGCGCCCGCTGGTGGACCAGCTGATCGGCATGAAGGGCGACGGCGACCACCGGCTGGTCGCGGTCGCCGGTTTCGGGCAGTCCCTGGCCACCACCGAGTCCGCGGTCCGGGCCCTGCGCGGCGCGGGCGTCCCCATGGTGGGCTCCACGGTCGCCGCCGACCGGCTGGCCACGCCGCGGCCCACGTTCTTCCGGGTCTCCTCACCCAACCGCGACCAGGCGTCCATCGCCGCCGACTACCTCAAGCGGCGGCAGCGCGACCCCGGCTACCGCATCGACGTCATCAAGGACATCAAGGACGACGACGCGTACAACGAGTCGCTCGACGAGGACTTCGAGCGCGCCGCGGCCGCCGAGAAGCTGCGGCTGGAGACGGCCGACGGCTATCCGTTCGTCTCCGGCAGCTCCTCGGCCGCCACCGCGCTCGCCACCATCGCCGAGACCGTCTGCCGCCCCGAACGCCGCCTGGACGCCGTCTATTTCGCCGGCCGCGGACGGGAACTGAAACTCCTCGTCGAGGCCCTCACCGCCCCGGCCGCGACTGCCCCATCACCGTGCTCTCCGGCTCCAGCGCCCTCGGCATGTTCTACGACCCGCCGGTCAAGGGCGCCGGGGCCGTCGGCGGCGACGTACTGGACCGCTGGCGCGCCGCCGATGGGGTCAAGGTCCTCTACACCGCCTACGCCCACCCCGACAGCACCCCGAAGATCTACCCCGGCCGCGCCGGCAACCCCTATCCGGCCTTCCGCAAGGCGTACGACCTCGCCTTCGGCGGGGACCGGGAACTGCTCAGCGGCCAGGCCATGATGGGGCACGACGCGGTCCTCAGCCTCGGCGAGGCGATCCGCGACGCGGCGGGCCCGCAGGGCAGCGACGCCGTGGACGCGGCGGGGGTACGGAACATGCTGCTCCAGGTCGGCAAGCGCGAGACCCTGCGCGGGCTGAGCGGCCCCATCGCGTTCGACGACCGCGGCAACCCGCGGGACAAGCCGATGGCGCTGGTCGAACTGCGCCCGGAACCGGAACGGCGCTACACCTACCGGGGGACGGTCCGCCCCTGACCGCCCGAGTCCCAGGCGGCGGGCCGATATTCGGTGGGCGCCGCGCCCGCGCGCGGCTAGCGTCCGTGGGCATGACCGACTCCTCACCACCCCCGCGCAGCACGCGCCTCGCCTTCCACGGGCCCCTCTCCGAGGCCCGCGCCGACCGCATCGTGCGGCGCCTCACCCGCACCGGCCCCGCCACCGTCCTCGACATCGGCTGCGGCTGGGCCGAGCTGACGCTCCGCATCCTCGACGCCGCCCCCGGGGCCACCGGCGTCGGCCTCGACATATGCGCCGACGACCTGGCCCGGGGCCGGCGCAACGCGACGGCCCGCGGACTCGCCGACCGGATGGAGTTCGTGGAGGAGTCCGCCGTCGGGACCACCCGCGGGCCCGCCGACCTCGTCCTGTGCCTCGGCGCCAGCCACGCCCTCAGCGACGCCGCACCGCCCCGGCACACCACCGCCGCGCTCGGCGAGCTCCGCCGCCTGGTCGCGCCCGGCGGCCGGGTCCTCCTCGGCGAGGGCTTCTGGGAGCGCACCCCCACCGAGGCCGAACTCTCCCGCATGTGGCCGGGCGCCCACGCCGGTGAGCACCTCGACCTCGCCGGTCTCGCCGACGCCGCCGTCGCGGCCGGATTCCGCCCCGAATGGATCGAGACGGCCGGTCAGGACGAATGGGACGAGTTCGAGTCGGCGTACCAGGCCGATACGGAGGAGTGGCTGGCCACGCACGGCGACCACCCGCTGGCCGCCGAGACCCGCGAACGCCTCGACCGCCACCGCACGAGCCGCCTCGCCTACCGCGGCGTGCTCGGACTCGCGTATCTGACCCTGATCCCGGTCGACTGACACCCGAAGGCGAGCGGCGGGAGCCTCACGGGCCGTACCAGACCGTCGTGGTGTTGCAGAACTCGCGGATCCCGTAGCCCGACAGCTCCCGCCCGTAGCCGGACCGCTTGACCCCGCCGAACGGGAACGCGGGGTGCGAGGCCGTCATGCCGTTGAAGTAGACCCCGCCCGCCTCCATGTCCCGTACGCACCGCTCCTGCTCGGCCTCGTCGCGGGTCCACACATTCGAACTGAGACCGAAGGAGGTGCCGTTGGCCAGGGCGAGCGCCTCGTCGAGGTCGTCCACCCGGTACAGTGCGGCGACCGGCCCGAACGCCTCCTCGCGGTGGATCCGCATCCGGGGGGTGACCCCGGCCAGCACCGTCGGCTCGTAGAACCAGCCCCGTTCGAGCCCCGGCGGACGGCGCCCGCCGCACAGGGTCCGCGCTCCGTGCCGCACCGCGTCCTCGACCAGTTCCTCCAGGTCGGCGCGGCCCTTCTCGGTGGAGAGCGGACCGATGTCGGTGGACTCCGCCATCGGGTCGCCCACCGTCAGGGCCGCCATGCCCCCGGTGAAGCGGGCCGCGAAGTCGTCGTACACGTCGCGGTGCGCGATGAAGCGCTTGGCCGCGATGCACGACTGGCCGTTGTTCTGCGCCCGCGCCGTGACGGCCGTGCGCGCCGCCTGCTCGATGTCGGCCGAGGGCAGCACCACGTACGGGTCGCTGCCGCCCAGCTCCAGCACCGTCTTCTTGACCTCGTCGCCGGCGACGGCGGCCACCGACCGCCCCGCCGATTCGCTGCCGGTGAGCGTGGCCGCCGCGATCCGCGGATCGCGCAGGATGCCCTCGACGGCCGCCGCGCCGACCAGCAGCGTCTGGAAGCAGCCCGCCGGGTAGCCCGCCCGCAGGAACAGCTCCTCCAGGTACAGCGCGGTCCGCGGCACGTTCGAGGCGTGCTTGAGCAGGCCGACGTTGCCCGCCATCAGCGCGGGCGCGGCGAACCGGATCACCTGCCACAGCGGGAAGTTCCACGGCATCACGGCCAGCACCGGGCCGAGCGGACGGTGCACGACGCGGGCCGCGGCGGCGCCCGAGTCCCGTACGTCGGCCTCCGCCGGCCGCTCCTCGGACAGCAGCTCCGCGGCGTGCGCGGCGTACCAGCGCATCGCCTTGACGCACTTGGCGGCCTCGGCGCGGGCCGCGGCCAGCGGCTTGCCCATCTCGGTCGTCACCTTGCGGGCGACGTCCTCCTGGTCCGCCTCCAGCAGCTCGGCGGCGCGGTTCAGCAGAGCGGCGCGCTCGCCGAGGCCGAGGCCGCGGAAGCGGCGGAAGGCGGAGTCGGCGGCGGCCAGCCGCCGCTCGATCTCCTCGGGTCCCAGCTCCTCGAAGGTCTGCAGGGTCTCGCCGGTCGCCGGGTTCACCGTCGCGATGGCCATGGGGTGCTTCTTCCTTTCGTCGACTGGCCCCCCTGGCCCCCTGGCCCCCTGGTCCTCAGCTACTGGTCATCAGGCCCGATCGGGCCATGGCCGACGTCCCGACCAGGTGCAGCCGCGCGGCCGACGTACCCGGGCCCGAGGGCCCGGTGAGCGGCAGGGACAGCCCGGTCCGGTGATGGCGCAGCAGGGCCTCCTCGCTGTAGCGGCGGACGCCGCGGTGCCACCCCAGGATTCCGGCCATCCAGTTCTCCAGCTCGGTCACGTACCCCTCCAGCACCTCCCTGGCCGCCTCGTCCAGCCCGAAGGCGTCGTAGAGAACGGGGAGTTCGTGCTCGGCGACATGCTGGAACTCGCGCATCCGCCCGGTCATCAGGTCCTGGACGATGGCCACCCCGGTCGGGTAGTCGCAGTCGAAGAAGTTCTGGACGACGAGGACGGCGTTGTGCACCTCGCCCTCGTACTCGATCTCCTTCTGGTACGAGAAGAGGTCGTTCATCAGGCAGGCGTAGTCGGCCGCGGCGTTCTCCAGGGACCGCATCGGCCCGCTGCGGTAGATCTCCGGCGGCACCCGCTTGCCGTGCGCCAGCCGGGCCAGCGCCATCGTCAGGTCGGAGCCGAAGGTCAGCCGCCGCATCTCGATGTAGTCCACCGGGTCGGGGACGCGGTTCAGCGCCATGTTGGCGAGCTCCCACAGCCAGCTGTCGATCATGTCCACGACGGTCTTGCGGAACACCGCCCGGGCCTCGGGCGCCATCGGCTCCGCCGTACGCGTCCACAGATCGGCCAGGCCGCGTTCCATGGCGCCCACCGGCACGGCCGTGAGGGGGCCCTCCAGCGGCATGAGGGCGGTGAGCCGCTCGTTCGCCAGCCTGGCGCCCGCCAGGTCCCGGGTGCGCCCGAAGACGACGGGGTAGTAGTCGTCGGCGTACGTCCCCCAGGTCAGCCAGGCCGAGGTGAGGTCGAGCTCCTCGGGCGTGGCGTCCGGGTGGATGCCCGCGGAGCACAGCGGGAAGTCGAAGTCGACCAGCTTCTCCTCGGTCCAGATGTGCGAGCCGGGGATGCCGGGCTCGGGTTCGAGCATGCCCATCCGGTGCGCCCACTGGACGAGGTTGCGGCGCGCCGGCTCCAGATGGGGGCTGAGGGTGGTGGTGAAGGGCATGTAGAGGTCGGGCACCTGCGCCGGGCCGACCCGCTGGAACGGGATGTGGGTGAACCTGCGGGACCTGGCGGCTTCGGATCGGCCGGTGAGCGTGATGTTCGCCGCCGAGGTGCCGAGCCCGCTGAGGGCGAACGGCGACCACGGGTTGGGGGCGGACCCCTGTGCCGCGCCGTTCATGTAGCGGCTGGAGCGCATGTGCCACTCGTGGCCCCCCGACTGCCAGTCCTGGAGCCCCTTGACGTACGCCGCCACGTCGGCGCACGCCTGCGGGTCCAGACGCTGCTCGACCAGCAGCGGCGGGACCTCGGTGAGGGCGGTGCTCTCGAACTGCTGGAGCCGGGAGGTCAGCAGGTCGTTGACGGAGTCCGCGGCCTCCTGGGTGGTGCAGTCGAAGAACTTCCGCAGGACGAGGACGCCGTTGCTCAGCTCGCCCTCGTCCTCGATCTCCCGCTGGTACGAGAACAGGTCGTTGCGCAGGTGCACCGCGTCGGCGAAGCACTCCTTGAGCACGCGCATCGGCCGCGAGCCGGCGATGGGCGCCGGCACCTCGGCGTGCGCGGCGAACTCGATGAGCCCGGCCGACCACGGCGCCCGCCGACCTTCCGGCGCATCTCGATGTACTCGACGGGGTTGGCGACGCGGTCGGCGTTGATGTTGGCGAGCTCCCACAGGGACTCGTTGAGGAGGTTCTCGGTGCTCTCCGCGAACCGCTCGCGCCACTCCATGGACATCGCGGGCACCGTCCGGGCCCACAGGTCCGCGAGCCCGGCCTCCACCGGATTGGTCGGCTCCGGGAACCCGGCGGACAGCTCCATCGGCATGAACGCGGGCAGCCGGTCCAGATACTGCTTGCCGCCCGCCCGGTCCTGCGTCCGCTTGAAGACCTCCAGGAAGTGGTCGTCGAAGAAGAACACCCATACGTACCAGTCCGTCACCAGCGCCAGATCCGCCGCCGACGCGTCCGGATGGGTGTAGCCGCACAGCAGCGCGTAGTCGTGGGCGTCGAGATCCTCCCGGGTCCAGATGCCGGAACCCTCCAGCATCCCCATCTCCGACGCCCACCGGGCCGAGTGCTCCCTGGCCTGCCCGACGTGCGGGTTCAGCCGCGCCGGATACGGCATGTAGAAGTCGGGAAGTTCGAACGGCTGGGTCACCTGACGCGTGCCTTTCCTGAGGTCCGCAGAACGACTGGGTGCTCTTACCCGGACCTTCGGCGGGCCATCCGGCCCCCGGAATAGTCATACCGGCTGGTCATGGCGTCGGCGCGGGGTCAGCCCAGGCCAGGCACCGCGGAGATCACCAGGTCGATCAGCTTGATCCCGATGAAGGGCAGCACCAGCCCGCCGAGCCCGTAGACCGCCAGGTTCCTGCGGAGCAGGTCGTGCGCGGACGCCGGGGTGTAGCGGACCCCGCGCAGCGCGAGCGGGATCAGCGCCACGATGATCAGCGCGTTGAAGATGATCGCCGAGGCGATCGCCGAGGTCGGGCTCTGCAGCCCCATGATGTTGAGCGACTCCAGGCCCGGGTAGGCGGAGGAGAACATCGCCGGGGTGATCGCGAAGTACTTCGCGACGTCGTTGGTGATGGAGAAGGTGGTCAGCGCGCCGCGCGTGATGAGCAGCTGCTTGCCGATCTCCACGATCTCGATCAGCTTGGTCGGGTTGGAGTCCAGGTCCACCATGTTCCCGGCCTCCTTGGCGGCCGAGGTGCCGGTGTTCATGGCCACGCCGACGTCCGCCTGCGCGAGCGCCGGGGCGTCGTTCGTGCCGTCCCCCGTCATCGCGACGAGCTTGCCGTCGGCCTGTTCCCGCCGGATGAGGGCGAGCTTGTCCTCCGGCGTGGCCTGGGCGAGGAAGTCGTCCACGCCCGCCTCGGCGGCGATGGCCTTGGCGGTCAGCGGGTTGTCGCCGGTGACCATGACCGTACGGATGCCCATCCGGCGCAGCTCGGCGAACCGCTCCCGGATGCCGTCCTTGACCACGTCCTTGAGGTGGATGACGCCGAGCACCCGGGGCCCGTCGCCGTCGTGCACCGCGACCAGCAGCGGCGTGCCCCCGGAGGCCGCGATCGAGTCGGTGAACATCCGGGCCTGGGGCGGGACCTGACCGCCGTACATCTCCACCCAGCGGATCACCTCGGCCGCCGCGCCCTTGCGGATGTGGCACGCGCCGCCGCCCTCCCAGCGCAGGTCGACCCCGCTCATCCGGGTCTTGGCGCTGAACTCCACGTACCGCGCCTGCCGCAGCTCGCCCTCGGCCGGCTCCCGCAGCCCGTACTTCCTCTGGGCCAGTACGACGATCGACCGGCCCTCGGGGGTCTCGTCGGCCAGCGAGGCCAGCTGCGCCGCGTCGGCGAGCCGCACCTCGTCCATGCCCGGCAGCGGCACGAAGGCAGACGCCTCGCGGTTGCCGAGGGTGATGGTGCCGGTCTTGTCCAGCAGCAG
Coding sequences within it:
- a CDS encoding NADP-dependent succinic semialdehyde dehydrogenase, which codes for MAIATVNPATGETLQTFEELGPEEIERRLAAADSAFRRFRGLGLGERAALLNRAAELLEADQEDVARKVTTEMGKPLAAARAEAAKCVKAMRWYAAHAAELLSEERPAEADVRDSGAAAARVVHRPLGPVLAVMPWNFPLWQVIRFAAPALMAGNVGLLKHASNVPRTALYLEELFLRAGYPAGCFQTLLVGAAAVEGILRDPRIAAATLTGSESAGRSVAAVAGDEVKKTVLELGGSDPYVVLPSADIEQAARTAVTARAQNNGQSCIAAKRFIAHRDVYDDFAARFTGGMAALTVGDPMAESTDIGPLSTEKGRADLEELVEDAVRHGARTLCGGRRPPGLERGWFYEPTVLAGVTPRMRIHREEAFGPVAALYRVDDLDEALALANGTSFGLSSNVWTRDEAEQERCVRDMEAGGVYFNGMTASHPAFPFGGVKRSGYGRELSGYGIREFCNTTTVWYGP
- the kdpB gene encoding potassium-transporting ATPase subunit KdpB → MLPAAPHQAPTDSADPTAPADPTPRRGGPEVRSHRRRAAGFFQPVQLVTAFPEALRKLHPRALAHNPVLFVVAAGAVLTTLSAVFHPSVFTWVISCWLWLTVVFANLAEAVAEGRGKAQAESLRRARTAMVAQRLRHWRVGMDVDRAELTMVAADKLRMFDFVLVEAGMPIPADGEVVAGVAAVDESAVTGESAPVIRESGGDRSGVTGGTTVLSDAIVVRVTSRPGNSFLDRMIALVEGTTRQKTPNEVALNILLAALTIIFVLVVVALQPMAEYADAAQSTTVLVALLVTLIPTTIGALISAIGIAGMDRLVQRNVLAMSGRAVEAAGDVDTLLLDKTGTITLGNREASAFVPLPGMDEVRLADAAQLASLADETPEGRSIVVLAQRKYGLREPAEGELRQARYVEFSAKTRMSGVDLRWEGGGACHIRKGAAAEVIRWVEMYGGQVPPQARMFTDSIAASGGTPLLVAVHDGDGPRVLGVIHLKDVVKDGIRERFAELRRMGIRTVMVTGDNPLTAKAIAAEAGVDDFLAQATPEDKLALIRREQADGKLVAMTGDGTNDAPALAQADVGVAMNTGTSAAKEAGNMVDLDSNPTKLIEIVEIGKQLLITRGALTTFSITNDVAKYFAITPAMFSSAYPGLESLNIMGLQSPTSAIASAIIFNALIIVALIPLALRGVRYTPASAHDLLRRNLAVYGLGGLVLPFIGIKLIDLVISAVPGLG